A part of Bufo bufo chromosome 7, aBufBuf1.1, whole genome shotgun sequence genomic DNA contains:
- the LOC121007736 gene encoding hemoglobin subunit alpha-2-like: protein MALTKENCACIHGIWSSVAPHPEKYGAEALHRMFLCDPQTKTYFAGFDFHKDSPQMKAHGKKVIDALTKASNHLDNIDGALSDLSDLHATNMRVDPANFGLLSHYIQVVLACHFPAKFDCHTQQAMDKFLAKVSCVLTSKYR, encoded by the exons ATGGCCCTCACCAAAGAAAACTGCGCATGCATCCATGGCATATGGTCAAGTGTGGCACCCCATCCTGAAAAGTATGGAGCAGAAGCTTTGCACAG GATGTTTCTTTGCGACCCCCAGACCAAGACTTACTTCGCTGGTTTTGACTTCCACAAGGACTCTCCTCAGATGAAGGCTCATGGCAAGAAAGTAATTGATGCTCTGACTAAAGCTTCAAATCACCTGGACAACATTGATGGAGCCCTGAGTGACCTGAGTGACCTGCATGCTACTAACATGAGAGTGGATCCTGCAAACTTCGGA CTGCTTTCCCACTACATTCAGGTGGTCCTTGCTTGCCACTTCCCTGCCAAGTTTGACTGTCACACTCAACAGGCTATGGACAAGTTCCTGGCTAAAGTCTCATGTGTTCTGACAAGCAAATATCGTTAA